Proteins from one Tautonia marina genomic window:
- a CDS encoding SRPBCC family protein, whose translation MKPISFSCEASLGISAEEIARGMLELDRWPDFQGYGPLPGIREASFEVRTPEVVGSVVRVSNADGSTHTETVTEWSPPRRIRLRLGGFSPPLSRLATDFEETWTFEELGDRTRVVRTFDLHPRSVVARPFLLLISLLLRGAVRRHLRRMNEPETADR comes from the coding sequence ATGAAGCCGATCTCGTTCTCGTGCGAAGCGTCGTTGGGAATTTCTGCCGAGGAGATCGCTCGCGGCATGCTTGAGTTGGACCGATGGCCCGATTTTCAGGGTTATGGGCCGCTGCCAGGGATTCGGGAGGCGTCGTTCGAGGTTCGGACGCCGGAGGTCGTCGGCAGCGTGGTTCGGGTGTCGAACGCGGACGGTTCAACCCACACGGAGACCGTGACCGAGTGGAGCCCGCCACGGCGCATCCGGCTCCGGCTGGGCGGATTCTCCCCGCCGCTGTCGCGGTTGGCGACCGACTTCGAGGAGACCTGGACGTTCGAAGAGCTGGGCGATCGCACGCGGGTCGTCCGCACGTTCGACCTGCATCCTCGGTCCGTCGTCGCCCGGCCCTTCCTCTTGTTGATCTCGCTGCTACTCCGGGGGGCGGTCCGTCGGCACCTTCGTCGGATGAACGAGCCGGAGACCGCTGATCGGTGA
- a CDS encoding sigma-70 family RNA polymerase sigma factor produces MPGNPRTAGIREFDRLFRQGTLLGRSEAELLDLFVCSRDEYAFEALVTRHGPMVLRTCRALLADPHDADDAFQATFLVLSRRAGSIRNAKLLGPWLHRVARRVCSRLIADSSRRSHLERPSTATLATLAAPCASLPHADRVALHEAIDRLPERYRRVIILCDLEGHSHAEAAARLRCPIGTVKGRQSRDRSLLRRRLTRLGLAPASLLSGTLLSLPTRAFSVPHALIHRTSRTAATFALGSSLAPGTVPGVALSLATGVLSGMAAHQLKFTALVVLLALGLGSSGLAALWHTTNDGPRLAIVPPVLGGSAPDAADDLPDAVRSLIGGWNCVSINGHPITEGTSRFEIAFVGCVQGGSKVILSGKSTFIPFELVDGDVRVTAKNARVNQCVLVDTDATPLTWDYCSFEPESASVPISEDSLIIANRGICRLDKETLTLHVAFANSARPDDFDYGGESTSLMVFTRVRDEAPRRSTPNAGGVADVVPTPAEHAEGDRPDGLDRPAPGDLDAAKAPPPFEGVADLLGKWRLQSIEGDVLNKDMVPRIDIGPILDLGMPKDDPIPLMVGVHHGAVGHGIGPPFPTSEYPIYLVDPTATPPRIERSTREGRESLPRSRGVYRIEGDRLTLHFVDPDAPHPSGFERTDPGSTRYIYRRINFGGVAGVVPTPSEDVEGDRTDVRGRVSTDQLKDSPGEPLASPFERPVVTGGPRQSSLEKLHREQEMLRRAIARARPEVELLTIEAEVFGELYRERLEDSGRRALDHAQRPDDRNQRITLEHALDSIKQQYLDRMGEAADRQAYLRSIESALEGNQRQMEAMRSPADGRPTLPVESIEHRLSALESKLDRLLELLETPDR; encoded by the coding sequence ATGCCCGGCAACCCCCGGACCGCCGGAATCCGCGAGTTCGACCGCCTCTTCCGCCAGGGGACGCTCCTCGGCCGCTCCGAGGCCGAGCTGCTCGACCTGTTCGTCTGCTCCCGAGACGAATACGCCTTCGAGGCCCTCGTCACCCGCCACGGGCCGATGGTCCTCCGCACCTGCCGCGCCCTGCTCGCCGACCCCCACGACGCCGACGACGCCTTCCAGGCCACCTTCCTTGTCCTCTCCCGCCGCGCCGGCTCGATCCGCAACGCCAAACTGCTCGGCCCCTGGCTCCACCGCGTCGCCCGCCGCGTCTGCTCCCGATTGATTGCCGATTCCTCCCGCCGCTCCCACCTCGAACGCCCCTCGACCGCCACCCTCGCCACCCTCGCCGCTCCCTGCGCGAGCCTCCCCCACGCCGACCGCGTCGCCCTCCACGAGGCGATCGACCGTCTCCCCGAACGCTACCGCCGCGTCATCATCCTCTGCGATCTCGAAGGCCACTCCCACGCCGAGGCCGCCGCGCGCCTCCGCTGCCCGATCGGCACCGTCAAGGGTCGCCAGTCCCGCGACCGCTCCCTCCTCCGCCGCCGCCTCACCCGACTCGGCCTCGCCCCCGCCTCGCTCCTCTCCGGCACCCTCCTCTCCCTCCCCACCCGCGCCTTCAGCGTCCCCCACGCCCTCATCCACCGCACCTCCCGCACCGCCGCCACCTTCGCCCTCGGCAGTTCCCTCGCCCCCGGGACCGTCCCCGGCGTCGCCCTCTCCCTCGCCACAGGAGTCTTATCCGGCATGGCCGCCCACCAGCTCAAATTCACCGCCCTCGTCGTCCTCCTCGCCCTCGGCCTCGGCTCCTCCGGCCTCGCGGCCCTGTGGCACACGACCAACGACGGCCCTCGTTTGGCAATTGTGCCCCCGGTGCTCGGGGGTTCGGCTCCCGACGCCGCCGACGATCTCCCCGACGCGGTCCGTTCGCTGATCGGCGGTTGGAATTGCGTCTCGATCAACGGACATCCCATCACCGAGGGCACGAGCCGTTTCGAGATCGCGTTCGTGGGGTGTGTCCAGGGCGGATCGAAGGTGATACTCTCGGGCAAATCGACCTTCATCCCGTTCGAGCTGGTTGATGGTGACGTGCGGGTGACTGCCAAAAATGCTCGGGTGAATCAATGTGTTCTCGTCGATACCGACGCAACTCCCCTGACCTGGGATTACTGCTCCTTCGAACCCGAGTCCGCCTCGGTCCCAATCTCGGAGGACTCCCTCATCATCGCGAATCGGGGAATCTGTCGCCTAGACAAAGAGACCTTGACCCTTCACGTCGCCTTTGCCAACTCCGCCCGGCCCGATGACTTCGATTACGGGGGGGAGTCCACCTCGCTCATGGTCTTTACTCGGGTTCGCGACGAGGCTCCGCGACGCTCGACGCCGAACGCGGGCGGGGTGGCTGATGTCGTCCCAACCCCGGCAGAACATGCGGAAGGCGACCGCCCCGACGGCCTGGATCGTCCCGCCCCTGGCGACCTCGACGCGGCGAAGGCTCCCCCACCCTTCGAAGGCGTGGCGGATCTTCTGGGGAAATGGCGTCTTCAGTCGATCGAAGGCGATGTGCTCAACAAGGACATGGTCCCAAGGATCGACATCGGACCGATTCTCGACCTTGGTATGCCGAAGGACGACCCGATCCCGCTGATGGTCGGTGTGCATCATGGGGCGGTTGGTCACGGGATCGGGCCGCCCTTCCCCACGAGCGAATACCCGATTTATCTCGTCGATCCGACCGCGACCCCTCCCCGCATTGAACGGTCCACCAGGGAAGGCCGGGAATCCCTTCCCCGGTCCCGCGGCGTCTACCGGATCGAAGGTGATCGTCTCACGCTCCATTTCGTCGATCCCGACGCCCCCCATCCCTCCGGTTTCGAACGAACCGACCCAGGTTCGACCCGCTACATCTACCGTAGGATCAACTTCGGCGGGGTGGCTGGGGTCGTGCCGACCCCATCGGAAGACGTGGAAGGCGACCGCACCGACGTTCGGGGCCGGGTCAGTACCGACCAGCTCAAAGACTCACCGGGCGAGCCCCTAGCCAGTCCTTTCGAACGGCCGGTGGTAACGGGCGGTCCCCGACAATCAAGCTTGGAAAAACTCCATCGAGAGCAGGAGATGCTTCGGCGTGCGATCGCCCGGGCTCGACCAGAGGTCGAACTGCTCACCATCGAGGCGGAGGTCTTCGGTGAACTCTATCGGGAGCGTTTGGAAGATTCTGGGCGCAGGGCTCTCGACCATGCCCAGCGCCCTGACGATCGTAACCAGAGGATCACCCTTGAGCACGCCTTGGACAGTATCAAGCAACAGTATCTCGACCGTATGGGCGAGGCCGCGGACAGGCAGGCCTACCTCCGATCGATCGAATCCGCTCTCGAGGGGAACCAGCGTCAGATGGAAGCCATGCGATCCCCGGCCGACGGACGCCCCACGCTACCGGTCGAATCCATCGAACACCGCCTCTCCGCCCTCGAATCCAAGCTCGACCGCCTGCTCGAACTGCTCGAAACACCCGACCGCTGA
- a CDS encoding oxygenase MpaB family protein — protein sequence MAKSPVLDEIQRLDPVTDCQRIVSLSNTFDFSFDVARSLEFALFRTYCVPSISGLLDRTGEFAARPQKRYDDTDLIVSILMEHGYESDRGKEALRAMNGMHQRFAIANDDYRYVLSTFVFEPIRWNARFGWRAYVEQERLAMFHFWRAVGKRMGIKEIPEDYAAFEQYNVAYEQEHFRLAESNVKIGQATLDLFLSWYPKAIRPLVRPAMYAMMDEAILRAFDFPRPSKTMRRLVEGALRARAVGLRMMPPRRRPYYHSNRRTKSYPKGYRMGDLGPPRASAIPKSSDEPRGEESDRMQI from the coding sequence ATGGCCAAATCTCCCGTGCTTGATGAGATCCAGCGGCTCGATCCGGTGACGGATTGTCAGCGGATCGTGAGCCTGAGCAATACGTTTGATTTTTCGTTCGACGTGGCGCGGTCCCTGGAATTTGCGCTGTTTCGGACGTATTGCGTGCCGAGCATCTCGGGATTGCTGGATCGGACGGGGGAGTTCGCGGCGAGGCCGCAGAAGCGGTACGACGATACGGACCTCATCGTCAGCATCTTGATGGAACACGGGTACGAGAGCGATCGGGGCAAGGAGGCGTTACGGGCGATGAACGGGATGCATCAGAGATTCGCTATCGCCAATGATGATTATCGCTACGTGCTTTCAACCTTCGTGTTCGAGCCGATCCGGTGGAATGCGCGGTTCGGGTGGCGGGCGTATGTGGAACAGGAACGGCTGGCGATGTTCCACTTCTGGCGAGCGGTGGGCAAGCGGATGGGGATCAAGGAGATTCCCGAGGATTATGCGGCATTCGAGCAGTACAACGTCGCGTATGAGCAGGAGCACTTCCGGCTGGCCGAATCGAACGTGAAGATCGGGCAAGCGACGCTTGACCTGTTCCTGAGCTGGTATCCGAAGGCGATCCGACCGCTGGTGCGCCCGGCGATGTACGCGATGATGGACGAGGCGATTCTCAGGGCGTTCGACTTTCCACGCCCCTCGAAGACGATGAGGCGGCTGGTGGAAGGGGCCTTGAGGGCTCGGGCGGTCGGATTACGGATGATGCCGCCCAGACGTCGGCCGTACTATCACAGCAACAGGCGCACGAAAAGCTATCCGAAGGGATATCGAATGGGTGATCTTGGCCCACCAAGGGCTTCGGCGATTCCGAAATCGAGCGATGAGCCGAGGGGAGAGGAATCGGATCGCATGCAGATCTAA
- a CDS encoding PDZ domain-containing protein: MFYRTMISLPTLAVISGIVLASGSNQAQAQVPQQFVNQLKKQVAPFLVGGQPPVQQPPIQQPPIQQPPIQQPAPAYIQPAPTPTNGYSLGVYTQVVSLPPSFGAPGGGPAVAYVNPGQGGAPPQVGLMITSLMPGGAAQRAGLEVGDIIVSVNGQPTPNVDWLRWMLNNSNGYVNLIVRNVRPPHAFVPVPVSLVGGGYPIGQPAAVSYGQ, translated from the coding sequence ATGTTCTACCGAACGATGATCTCCCTGCCGACCCTCGCCGTGATCTCGGGCATCGTCCTCGCCAGTGGGTCGAACCAGGCTCAGGCTCAGGTCCCGCAACAGTTCGTCAACCAGCTCAAGAAGCAGGTCGCTCCGTTCCTCGTCGGCGGCCAGCCCCCCGTGCAACAGCCCCCGATCCAGCAGCCCCCGATCCAACAGCCTCCGATCCAACAGCCGGCCCCCGCGTACATTCAGCCGGCCCCAACGCCGACCAATGGCTACTCGCTGGGCGTTTACACGCAGGTCGTTTCGCTGCCTCCTTCGTTCGGCGCGCCCGGCGGTGGACCGGCCGTCGCTTACGTGAATCCGGGGCAGGGGGGCGCTCCTCCGCAGGTTGGCCTGATGATCACCAGCCTGATGCCGGGTGGAGCGGCCCAGCGGGCCGGTCTGGAAGTTGGCGACATCATCGTCTCGGTCAACGGTCAGCCGACGCCGAACGTCGATTGGCTTCGATGGATGCTGAACAACTCGAATGGCTATGTGAACCTGATCGTGCGGAACGTTCGACCGCCTCACGCGTTCGTCCCGGTGCCGGTTTCCCTCGTCGGTGGCGGTTACCCCATCGGCCAGCCCGCCGCCGTCTCCTACGGACAGTGA
- the zigA gene encoding zinc metallochaperone GTPase ZigA, with the protein MSQSPHRLPVTVLSGFLGAGKTTVLNHVLHNRAGLRVAVIVNDMSEINIDARLVRDGASLRRVEERLVEMTNGCICCTLREDLLIEVARLAREGRFDYLLIESTGISEPMPVAETFTFEDDQGQSLSEIARLDTMATVVDAGAFLPEIERSDDLLDRGLAIGDHDDRTIADLLLDQVEFSDVIVLNKTDRVPEADLARLDALLRRLNPSASIVPTQFGRVPLDAILDTGRFDFQRAAEAPGWLAELRGEHTPETEEFGIRSFVYRSRRPFHPLRFHAWISSDHPGLLRAKGTFWLASRPSFVGLYSLAGGACRTEPAGFWLADTPKSEWPDDPVECQAALDDWHPDFGDRRQELVFIGLDLDPDALSASLDACLLTDAERSLDLSSLSDSFDFWDLGPPACDHDHGAFEHLSPPRPSS; encoded by the coding sequence ATGAGCCAATCCCCCCATCGCCTCCCTGTCACGGTCCTTTCAGGCTTCCTTGGCGCGGGCAAGACGACGGTCCTGAACCACGTCTTGCACAACCGCGCCGGGCTCCGGGTCGCCGTGATCGTCAACGACATGAGCGAGATCAACATCGACGCCCGCCTCGTCCGCGACGGTGCAAGCCTCCGACGTGTCGAGGAGCGTCTCGTCGAGATGACCAACGGCTGCATCTGCTGCACCCTTCGCGAGGACCTGCTCATCGAGGTCGCCCGCCTCGCCCGCGAAGGCCGCTTCGACTACCTCCTGATCGAGTCCACGGGCATCTCCGAGCCGATGCCTGTCGCAGAAACGTTCACGTTCGAGGATGATCAGGGGCAATCCCTCTCCGAGATTGCCCGACTCGACACCATGGCCACCGTCGTCGACGCCGGCGCCTTCCTCCCCGAAATCGAGCGCTCCGACGATCTCCTCGACCGCGGCCTCGCCATCGGCGATCACGACGACCGCACGATTGCCGACCTCCTGCTCGATCAGGTCGAATTCAGTGATGTGATCGTCCTCAACAAGACCGACCGCGTGCCCGAAGCCGACCTGGCCCGCCTCGATGCCCTCCTGCGACGCCTGAACCCCTCGGCCTCAATCGTCCCCACCCAGTTCGGCCGGGTCCCGCTCGACGCCATCCTCGACACCGGCAGGTTCGACTTCCAGCGCGCCGCCGAGGCCCCTGGCTGGCTCGCCGAGCTGCGCGGCGAACACACGCCCGAGACCGAGGAATTCGGCATCCGATCCTTCGTCTATCGCTCCCGACGCCCTTTCCATCCCTTGCGCTTTCATGCCTGGATTTCTTCCGATCATCCCGGTCTTCTCCGCGCCAAGGGGACCTTCTGGCTTGCCTCTCGCCCGTCGTTCGTCGGCCTGTACTCCCTCGCTGGAGGTGCCTGCCGGACCGAGCCTGCCGGCTTCTGGCTCGCCGACACCCCCAAATCCGAATGGCCCGACGACCCCGTCGAATGCCAGGCTGCGCTCGACGACTGGCACCCCGACTTCGGCGACCGCCGCCAGGAACTCGTCTTCATCGGCCTCGACCTCGACCCAGACGCACTCTCCGCCTCCCTTGACGCCTGCCTCCTCACCGACGCCGAGCGATCTCTCGACCTCTCCTCCCTGTCCGACTCCTTCGATTTCTGGGATCTCGGCCCTCCCGCCTGTGACCACGATCATGGCGCGTTCGAACACCTGTCACCGCCTCGGCCGTCATCGTAA